The following coding sequences are from one Rhinoraja longicauda isolate Sanriku21f chromosome 7, sRhiLon1.1, whole genome shotgun sequence window:
- the mrpl48 gene encoding large ribosomal subunit protein mL48 isoform X2, whose amino-acid sequence MQSSLNKLLLWSSGNSISSNRHYRSMPTHGIGRYKYLLPKEIQRKKKEKLQMKQLKMGTDTEYGVLNFQVTGHDMTIVEHYSQYIHRLCNQLKINVEESYALPTKSTEISQLQEQGTKMNVEALILTHERIVQVSGLSSTLLPIVVEVLQTNQPEGLHLCIKEHTEADFHARFKARPELEGLIAQIN is encoded by the exons GTAATAGCATCTCCAGCAATAGGCATTATAGATCAATGCCCACCCATGGGATTGGGAGGTACAAGTATCTACTGCCAAAAGAAATT CAACGGAAGAAAAAAGAGAAGCTACAAATGAAGCAACTCAAGATGGGCACTGATACAGAATATGGCGTCCTAAATTTCCAAGTCACTGGCCATGACATGACAATTGTGGAACACTACAGTCAGTACATCCATCGACTCTGCAACCAATTGAAGATCAATGTTGAGGAAAG CTATGCATTGCCCACCAAATCCACTGAGATCTCACAGTTACAGGAACAAGGCACCAAGATGAATGTGGAAGCTCTGATTCTCACTCACGAGAGAATTGTACAG GTTAGTGGTTTGAGTTCAACTCTCCTGCCAATTGTTGTGGAAGTCCTTCAGACTAATCAACCAGAAGGTCTGCATCTGTGCATCAAAGAA CACACGGAAGCTGATTTTCATGCCCGTTTCAAGGCTAGGCCAGAATTAGAAGGACTAATAGCACAAATAAATTGA